From a region of the Deinococcus terrestris genome:
- a CDS encoding amylo-alpha-1,6-glucosidase — protein sequence MSSSPATLQSYGPLQARDPDLEVLLTDGLGSFALGSLAGVPTRCYSGLAVSHQPPVGRWQHLVSPLERVSTGRGEVTLHALELAPNVFEGDGLTWLVGVTLRDLLPEREQLVGDVRVRRRTFMPRHSGAVAFLYEVEAREAVTLTLGGFFADRDTHHAHRRAPELTFGVEGTRAKVRGTRETRVSLHAPGAAVEGLTPQPFTQRVYFRHDEARGEPDHERGVGAALWQVTLPPGGGQVALVVGGLEGDVPDPWAAHDAEAARRLGLVNQAWEATGLHGDELVATLAVAADAYLVRRGRAGLSVIAGYPWFADWGRDTMIALTGLTLTTGRHAEARALLETFLTTLRRGLIPNNFLEDGTGAGYNTVDGALWLAVALERYVGATSDLAFAREALPRLRELLEWHVRGTDHGIRVDPGDGLLLAGEPGVQLTWMDVKIADWVVTPRHGKPVEIQGLWLSALGAEGRLSRLLGEPPEYGELLNQARASFAAFLADGFPADALSPQGEPDPSIRPNALIALALPGTPASPAQVDAAVRRAEAELLTPLGLHTLSPLDPRFRGNYGGDQLVRDAAYHQGTVWPWPLGAYIDLLLSRGEVNRARAALRGLTGHVGEAGVGHVSEVFSGGSLRPGGCPFQAWSVAELLRAHVAVARAEREASGP from the coding sequence ATGTCATCCTCACCGGCCACCCTCCAGTCTTATGGTCCTCTTCAGGCCCGCGACCCCGACCTCGAAGTGCTGCTCACCGACGGCCTGGGCAGCTTCGCGCTAGGCAGCCTTGCCGGGGTGCCCACCCGCTGCTACTCCGGGCTGGCGGTGAGTCACCAGCCCCCGGTGGGCCGCTGGCAGCACCTCGTCTCGCCGCTGGAGAGGGTCAGCACGGGCCGGGGCGAGGTGACCCTGCACGCGCTGGAGCTGGCGCCCAATGTCTTCGAGGGAGACGGGTTGACCTGGCTGGTCGGGGTGACCCTGCGCGACCTGCTGCCCGAACGCGAGCAACTCGTGGGCGACGTGCGGGTGCGGCGACGGACCTTCATGCCCCGGCACTCGGGCGCGGTCGCCTTTCTGTACGAGGTGGAGGCACGGGAGGCGGTCACGCTGACTCTGGGCGGCTTTTTCGCTGACCGGGATACGCACCACGCGCACAGGCGGGCGCCGGAGCTGACCTTCGGGGTGGAAGGGACGCGGGCCAAGGTGCGCGGCACGCGGGAGACACGGGTGAGCCTGCACGCCCCCGGTGCGGCGGTGGAGGGCCTGACCCCGCAGCCCTTTACCCAGCGCGTCTATTTCCGTCACGACGAGGCACGGGGCGAACCGGACCACGAGCGGGGGGTGGGGGCGGCGCTGTGGCAGGTGACGCTGCCGCCGGGCGGGGGACAGGTCGCCCTGGTTGTGGGGGGCCTGGAGGGGGACGTGCCCGACCCCTGGGCCGCCCACGACGCGGAAGCGGCGCGGCGTCTGGGGTTGGTGAACCAGGCGTGGGAGGCGACGGGGTTGCATGGGGACGAATTGGTCGCCACCCTCGCCGTGGCTGCCGACGCCTACCTCGTGCGGCGGGGGAGGGCGGGGCTGAGCGTGATCGCGGGCTATCCGTGGTTCGCGGACTGGGGACGCGACACCATGATCGCGCTGACCGGGCTGACCCTCACGACCGGGCGACATGCGGAGGCCCGCGCCCTGCTGGAGACGTTCCTGACCACCCTGCGCCGGGGCCTGATTCCCAACAATTTTCTGGAGGACGGCACGGGCGCCGGGTACAACACGGTGGATGGGGCACTGTGGCTGGCCGTGGCGCTGGAACGGTACGTGGGGGCGACGAGTGACCTCGCCTTCGCGCGGGAGGCGCTGCCCCGCCTGCGCGAGCTGCTGGAGTGGCATGTGCGCGGCACCGACCACGGCATCCGGGTGGACCCAGGGGACGGCCTGCTCCTTGCCGGGGAGCCGGGCGTGCAGCTCACCTGGATGGACGTGAAGATCGCCGACTGGGTAGTCACCCCCCGCCACGGCAAGCCGGTGGAAATTCAAGGACTGTGGCTCTCGGCACTGGGGGCCGAGGGGCGGCTCTCGCGTCTGCTGGGCGAGCCACCCGAATACGGTGAGTTGCTTAACCAGGCGCGGGCCAGCTTCGCGGCGTTCCTGGCAGATGGCTTTCCCGCCGATGCCCTCTCCCCGCAGGGCGAACCCGACCCCAGCATCCGCCCGAATGCATTGATCGCCCTGGCCCTGCCCGGTACGCCCGCCTCGCCCGCGCAGGTAGACGCCGCTGTGCGGCGGGCCGAGGCCGAATTGCTGACCCCGCTGGGGCTGCATACCCTCAGTCCGCTCGATCCGCGCTTCCGGGGCAACTACGGCGGCGACCAGCTCGTGCGCGACGCCGCCTACCACCAGGGCACCGTCTGGCCCTGGCCGCTGGGCGCCTATATCGACCTGCTGCTCTCACGGGGCGAGGTGAACCGTGCTCGCGCCGCGCTGCGGGGGCTGACCGGACATGTGGGGGAGGCGGGCGTGGGCCACGTCAGCGAGGTCTTCTCCGGCGGCAGCCTGCGGCCCGGCGGCTGCCCCTTCCAGGCCTGGAGCGTGGCCGAGTTGCTGCGGGCACACGTGGCGGTGGCGCGGGCGGAGCGGGAGGCATCTGGCCCCTAA
- the infC gene encoding translation initiation factor IF-3, which translates to MMKIAKEHKVNEQIRVRQIRLIGAEGEQIGIIDTRDAMAMAREKGLDLVMVSPQAVPPVCRLLDYGRFRYEQQQNEKENRKRARAQEVKAIKFRVKIDDHDFNTKAGHVRRFLEEGHKVKVTIMFRGRERTHPELGERILHRVADTLADVGTPEGMPSMMGMDMNMIMAPKAAPKAKPSEGRSEDTQAAEPPAPAGEAPASPAPSA; encoded by the coding sequence GTGATGAAAATAGCGAAAGAACACAAGGTCAACGAGCAGATTCGCGTCCGCCAGATTCGTCTGATCGGCGCGGAGGGCGAACAGATCGGGATCATTGACACGCGCGACGCGATGGCGATGGCGCGCGAAAAGGGCCTCGACCTCGTGATGGTCAGCCCGCAGGCCGTGCCGCCCGTCTGCCGCCTCCTCGATTATGGCCGCTTCCGCTACGAGCAGCAGCAAAACGAGAAGGAAAATCGCAAGCGTGCCCGTGCCCAGGAAGTCAAGGCGATCAAGTTCCGCGTCAAGATCGACGACCACGACTTCAACACCAAAGCCGGGCACGTGCGCCGCTTCCTCGAAGAAGGCCACAAGGTCAAGGTCACCATCATGTTCCGTGGCCGCGAGCGCACCCACCCCGAACTCGGCGAGCGCATCCTGCACCGCGTGGCCGATACGCTGGCCGACGTGGGCACCCCCGAGGGCATGCCCTCCATGATGGGCATGGACATGAACATGATCATGGCCCCCAAGGCGGCCCCCAAGGCCAAGCCCAGTGAGGGCCGCTCCGAGGACACGCAGGCCGCCGAACCTCCGGCCCCCGCCGGGGAAGCTCCGGCCAGCCCGGCCCCGAGCGCGTAA
- a CDS encoding GNAT family N-acetyltransferase: protein MDAPVTPAPTDEWFRPVPLSGRHVTLVPLTEAHAADLHAGADEGTYALLSRGGPDPQTVEGWAEYISRLNALPARLNWAVLVGGRAAGRISYSEVRPADRWVEIGTMLVPAAQGTAANPEAKLLLLSRAFDVLGANRVQFKVDARNTRSLRAMEKLGAVREGILRQYQVRPDGFARDSVMFSVLRGEWPEVRAGLEARLASR, encoded by the coding sequence ATGGACGCCCCGGTGACGCCCGCCCCGACCGACGAGTGGTTCCGGCCCGTGCCCCTCTCCGGGCGGCACGTCACGCTGGTGCCGCTGACCGAGGCGCACGCCGCCGACCTCCACGCCGGGGCAGACGAAGGGACTTACGCGCTGCTGTCGCGCGGCGGCCCCGACCCGCAGACGGTGGAGGGCTGGGCGGAGTACATCTCCCGGCTGAACGCCCTGCCCGCCCGCCTGAACTGGGCCGTACTGGTGGGGGGCCGCGCCGCAGGCCGCATCAGCTACAGCGAGGTCCGGCCCGCTGACCGCTGGGTCGAGATCGGCACGATGCTGGTGCCCGCCGCGCAGGGCACCGCCGCCAATCCGGAAGCCAAGCTGCTGCTGCTGAGCCGCGCCTTTGACGTGCTGGGCGCGAACCGCGTGCAGTTCAAGGTGGACGCCCGCAATACCCGCAGCCTGCGGGCGATGGAGAAGCTGGGCGCCGTGCGTGAGGGCATCCTGCGGCAGTACCAGGTGCGCCCCGACGGCTTTGCCCGCGACAGCGTGATGTTCAGCGTGCTGCGCGGCGAGTGGCCGGAGGTGCGGGCGGGGCTGGAGGCGCGGCTGGCCTCGCGGTGA
- the recR gene encoding recombination mediator RecR, translating to MKYPPSLVALIRELSRLPGIGPKSAQRLAFHLFEQPREDIERLAGALLSAKRELHTCPVCFNITDAERCDVCSDPSRDQGVICVVEEPGDVIAIERSGEFRGLYHVLHGVLSPMNGVGPERLHIRPLLPRVGEGMEVILATGTTVEGDATALYLQRLLEPLGAVVSRIAYGLPVGGALEYADEVTLGRALSGRRRVSEAAPPVPRKPEDEGPEPSPAPF from the coding sequence ATGAAGTATCCGCCCAGTCTGGTCGCCCTGATCCGCGAGCTGTCGCGTCTGCCGGGCATCGGGCCGAAGAGTGCCCAGCGGCTGGCCTTTCACCTGTTCGAGCAGCCGCGCGAGGACATCGAGCGGCTGGCCGGGGCGCTGCTCTCGGCCAAGCGGGAACTGCACACCTGCCCGGTCTGCTTCAACATCACCGATGCCGAGCGGTGTGACGTGTGCAGCGACCCCTCGCGCGACCAGGGCGTGATCTGCGTGGTCGAGGAACCCGGCGACGTGATCGCCATCGAGCGCAGCGGCGAGTTCCGGGGCCTCTACCACGTGCTGCACGGGGTTCTGAGTCCGATGAACGGCGTCGGCCCCGAGCGCCTGCATATCCGCCCCCTGCTGCCGCGCGTGGGGGAAGGCATGGAGGTCATCCTGGCGACCGGGACCACCGTGGAGGGCGACGCCACCGCGCTGTACCTGCAACGGCTGCTCGAACCGCTGGGCGCGGTCGTGAGCCGCATCGCCTACGGCCTCCCGGTCGGTGGGGCGCTGGAATACGCCGACGAGGTCACGCTGGGCCGGGCGCTCAGCGGACGGCGCCGGGTGAGCGAGGCCGCGCCGCCCGTACCCCGCAAGCCCGAGGACGAAGGACCCGAGCCGTCTCCTGCCCCTTTCTGA
- a CDS encoding helical backbone metal receptor, with translation MRLASLTASNSDILAALGAAGQVVAVDSHSDAPGLEGAIRVGPDLDIDVAAVAAARPDLVLASLSVPGMGRVVEGLEREGLPTLVLDPVSVEDTLADIRTIGEAIGYPERGAAVAGALSAELSRLARPFARPPCVLVEWWPRPIIAATRDSWVTDLLAGLGAVNALGERAGRSSPLTLEEVRAARPDLIVCSWCGAKKLRPEVIEARGLGVSVVAVPESGLGRPGPRLLEGARQIAAALAVLKLGEATPAAPATPAGTRPGTPLGQAPGRPETAR, from the coding sequence GTGCGCCTCGCTTCCCTGACCGCCTCCAACTCGGACATCCTCGCGGCCCTGGGCGCGGCGGGACAGGTCGTCGCCGTGGACAGCCACAGCGACGCGCCCGGCCTGGAGGGGGCGATCCGGGTCGGCCCCGACCTCGATATAGACGTGGCGGCGGTCGCGGCAGCGCGGCCCGACCTCGTGCTCGCCAGCCTCAGCGTGCCGGGGATGGGACGGGTGGTGGAGGGGCTGGAGCGGGAGGGGCTACCCACCCTGGTCCTCGACCCGGTGAGTGTGGAGGACACCCTGGCCGACATCCGCACCATCGGGGAGGCAATTGGCTACCCGGAGCGCGGCGCGGCGGTCGCGGGGGCGCTGAGTGCCGAACTCTCCCGCCTCGCCCGCCCCTTCGCCCGGCCTCCCTGCGTCCTCGTGGAGTGGTGGCCTCGGCCCATCATCGCGGCGACCCGCGACTCGTGGGTGACCGACCTGCTGGCCGGGCTGGGGGCGGTGAATGCGCTGGGGGAGCGGGCGGGCCGCAGTTCGCCCCTCACGCTGGAGGAGGTGCGGGCGGCGCGGCCCGACCTGATCGTCTGCTCGTGGTGTGGGGCGAAAAAGCTGCGCCCGGAGGTGATCGAGGCGCGGGGGCTGGGCGTGTCGGTGGTCGCCGTGCCCGAAAGCGGGCTGGGGCGCCCCGGTCCCCGGCTGCTGGAGGGAGCGCGGCAGATCGCGGCGGCGCTCGCGGTCCTCAAGCTGGGGGAAGCCACCCCAGCAGCGCCCGCAACCCCCGCAGGCACTCGGCCCGGTACGCCTCTAGGTCAGGCTCCGGGTCGGCCAGAAACCGCACGCTGA
- a CDS encoding glutaredoxin domain-containing protein yields MIKMYTTSWCPDCVAAKRALTQKGIAYEEINIEQDEGAAEYVMSVNGGKRSVPTLVSGDVAHSLSGFRPQKLDAFLAEAGL; encoded by the coding sequence ATGATCAAGATGTACACGACGAGCTGGTGCCCCGATTGCGTGGCGGCCAAGCGGGCGCTGACCCAGAAGGGAATCGCCTACGAGGAAATCAACATCGAGCAGGACGAGGGGGCAGCCGAGTACGTCATGAGCGTCAACGGCGGCAAGCGCAGCGTGCCCACGCTCGTCAGCGGCGACGTGGCCCACAGCCTCAGCGGCTTCCGCCCGCAGAAGCTCGACGCCTTCCTGGCCGAAGCCGGGTTGTAA
- a CDS encoding NUDIX hydrolase, translated as METLALPPQATQVGLAVDVAAFAMHGGELQVLLVQRGELPHARAWALPGGFVHPGEDLHEAALRELRTETSVTLEPRHLEQFYTFGAPGRDPRGRIVSVAHLAVLAHGAVDVTGGGHTLGAGWFPAHRPPALAFDHAAILTRALGRLRVRLEYAHLALEFLSDTFTLPELQRVHEAILDRPLDKRNFRKRLLAQGLLVASGERRSGVGRPAQLYRRAKGARAAAL; from the coding sequence ATGGAGACACTAGCCCTGCCGCCCCAGGCGACCCAGGTCGGCCTAGCGGTGGACGTGGCGGCCTTCGCCATGCACGGGGGCGAGTTGCAGGTGCTGCTGGTGCAGCGCGGCGAGCTGCCCCACGCCCGCGCGTGGGCACTGCCCGGCGGCTTCGTCCACCCCGGCGAGGATCTGCACGAGGCGGCCCTGCGCGAGTTGCGGACCGAGACGTCAGTGACGTTGGAGCCCCGGCATCTGGAGCAGTTCTATACCTTCGGGGCACCGGGCCGGGACCCGCGCGGGCGCATCGTGTCGGTCGCGCATCTGGCGGTCCTCGCGCACGGCGCGGTGGACGTGACGGGCGGTGGGCACACGCTGGGGGCGGGCTGGTTCCCGGCGCACCGCCCGCCCGCGCTCGCCTTCGACCACGCCGCGATTCTGACGCGAGCGCTGGGGCGGCTGCGGGTGCGGCTGGAATACGCGCATTTGGCGCTGGAGTTCTTATCCGACACCTTCACCCTGCCCGAGCTTCAGCGGGTCCACGAGGCGATTCTCGACCGGCCCCTCGACAAGCGCAACTTCCGCAAGCGGTTGCTGGCGCAGGGGCTGCTGGTCGCCAGCGGCGAGCGGCGCAGCGGGGTGGGGCGGCCCGCGCAGCTTTACCGCCGGGCGAAGGGGGCGCGGGCGGCGGCGCTGTGA
- a CDS encoding SH3 domain-containing protein, with product MRKTLFALSTLFLLPSALALPGETRAVARLHAKPDAGSAVLLTLKADTPLDIRTCTAGLKGWCQVTAQKKTGYVPRSQVYGKGNCAELIAVGLRDLQPGEASYNKSRDRDGDGKGCDKVP from the coding sequence ATGAGAAAAACGCTGTTTGCCCTGTCCACCCTTTTCCTCCTTCCATCTGCTCTCGCTCTTCCTGGCGAGACGCGGGCTGTGGCTCGGCTCCATGCCAAGCCGGACGCGGGAAGCGCGGTGCTGCTGACCTTGAAAGCCGATACGCCGCTCGACATCCGCACCTGCACGGCCGGACTGAAAGGCTGGTGCCAGGTCACCGCACAGAAGAAGACTGGATACGTCCCCCGCTCTCAGGTGTATGGCAAGGGCAACTGCGCGGAGCTGATCGCCGTGGGGCTCCGCGACCTGCAACCAGGTGAGGCCAGTTACAACAAGAGCCGCGACCGGGACGGGGACGGGAAGGGCTGTGACAAGGTGCCGTGA
- a CDS encoding S49 family peptidase — translation MVNIPFLPRSGDPLPDGVTRPTWVVLDLHGSYPARQPAGALQALLSRTETLEALEARAEKLRGAEWLHGVLVRFSEFTASPATAHAIRGILSRLAAEKRVVAFLPQLTMTGLIAASGAGELVSPESADVMVPGFGLEQTFLGEFLRKSGIEFENLRIREYKAALTRYSQDHMDDANREQLTAYLHGLESAWARDLAAARGVSEDVARTWLTGDLTSAHAARDAGLIDRVAYEDDLIGPGTRPMAAVLDLLMPRKPSNPKAGRVAVVPLVGTIVTGKSKTNPLPLPLLGGPQAGSDTVVAALRHAKKDKTTKAIVLYVDSGGGSALASDLIWREVATSDKPVVAVMGEYAASGGYYVLTHAKHVVASPYTLTGSIGVVSGKPVLRDFNARHGLKPEAVGRERALMYTASRPFSEDEREHVKRGISEVYDRFVSRVAEGRKMTTERVNEIGRGRIWSGLDALELGLIDELGDLQTGLARARELAGLPHDAPAWNAAPAKTGPFPEFAQEAADAARVSVWPFGRERVLTWFDQDVKVR, via the coding sequence ATGGTCAACATTCCCTTTCTGCCCCGCTCAGGCGATCCCTTGCCGGACGGCGTGACCCGGCCGACCTGGGTGGTCCTCGACCTGCACGGGAGCTACCCGGCGCGGCAACCTGCGGGCGCACTTCAGGCGCTGCTGAGCCGCACCGAGACGCTGGAGGCGCTAGAGGCCCGTGCCGAGAAGCTGCGCGGCGCCGAGTGGCTGCACGGCGTCCTCGTGCGCTTCTCCGAGTTCACGGCCTCGCCCGCGACCGCGCACGCGATCCGGGGCATCCTCTCGCGGCTGGCGGCGGAAAAGCGGGTGGTGGCCTTTCTGCCGCAGCTCACCATGACGGGCCTGATCGCGGCGAGCGGGGCGGGCGAACTCGTCTCGCCCGAGTCGGCGGACGTGATGGTGCCGGGCTTCGGGCTGGAGCAGACCTTCCTGGGCGAGTTCCTGCGCAAGAGCGGCATCGAGTTCGAGAACCTGCGCATCCGCGAGTACAAGGCGGCCCTGACCCGCTACTCGCAGGACCACATGGACGACGCCAACCGCGAGCAGCTCACCGCCTACCTGCACGGGCTGGAGTCGGCCTGGGCGCGTGACCTGGCAGCGGCGCGGGGGGTCAGCGAGGACGTGGCCCGCACCTGGCTCACGGGCGACCTCACGAGTGCCCACGCGGCGCGGGACGCGGGCCTGATCGACCGCGTCGCCTACGAGGACGACCTGATTGGTCCCGGCACCCGGCCCATGGCGGCGGTCCTCGACCTGCTGATGCCCAGGAAGCCGAGCAACCCCAAGGCCGGGCGGGTCGCGGTCGTGCCCCTGGTGGGCACCATCGTCACCGGGAAGAGCAAGACCAACCCCCTCCCGTTGCCGCTGCTGGGCGGCCCGCAGGCGGGGTCCGACACCGTGGTCGCGGCGCTGCGCCACGCCAAGAAGGACAAGACGACCAAGGCCATCGTCCTGTACGTGGACAGCGGCGGCGGCTCAGCCCTGGCCTCCGACCTGATCTGGCGCGAGGTGGCGACCTCCGACAAGCCCGTCGTCGCCGTGATGGGCGAGTACGCGGCGAGCGGCGGGTACTACGTCCTCACCCATGCCAAACATGTAGTTGCCAGCCCGTACACCCTCACGGGCAGCATCGGCGTGGTGAGCGGCAAGCCCGTCCTGCGCGACTTCAACGCCCGCCACGGCCTGAAGCCCGAGGCGGTGGGCCGCGAGCGGGCGCTGATGTACACGGCCTCGCGTCCCTTCTCGGAAGACGAGCGCGAGCACGTCAAGCGCGGCATCTCAGAGGTCTACGACCGCTTTGTCAGCCGGGTGGCCGAGGGCCGCAAGATGACCACCGAGCGCGTCAACGAAATCGGCCGGGGCCGCATCTGGAGCGGGCTGGACGCGCTGGAGCTGGGGCTGATCGACGAGCTGGGCGACCTGCAAACCGGCCTGGCACGTGCCCGCGAGCTGGCGGGCCTGCCCCACGATGCCCCCGCCTGGAATGCCGCCCCCGCCAAGACTGGCCCCTTCCCCGAGTTCGCGCAGGAAGCCGCCGACGCCGCCCGCGTGTCCGTGTGGCCCTTCGGCCGCGAGCGGGTGCTGACGTGGTTTGATCAGGACGTGAAGGTGCGGTAA
- a CDS encoding TetR/AcrR family transcriptional regulator, with the protein MARRVNPIQDRARRAALERAAYFAIYESGYAGVTLADIARHAGVSKGTLAYHFGSRAGLLAAVMRRFTRTVTVATRRALRQAPSPEAKLRSYVDNQFYGVENTRRFYTVSLDFLAAATRDPELMAVQRDFLRETLALDLELARLGGEKDAEERARLLRALVEGLSVRFLADPEPDLEAYRAECLRGLRALLGWLPPA; encoded by the coding sequence ATGGCCCGCCGCGTCAACCCCATTCAGGACCGCGCCCGCCGCGCTGCCCTGGAGCGGGCCGCGTACTTTGCCATTTACGAAAGCGGATACGCGGGCGTGACGCTGGCCGATATCGCCCGGCACGCGGGGGTCAGCAAGGGCACGCTGGCCTACCACTTCGGGAGCCGGGCGGGACTGCTCGCCGCCGTGATGCGCCGCTTTACCCGCACCGTCACGGTCGCCACCCGCCGGGCGCTGCGGCAGGCCCCTTCCCCCGAGGCCAAGCTGCGCTCGTACGTGGACAACCAGTTCTACGGGGTGGAAAACACCCGGCGCTTCTACACGGTGTCGCTCGACTTTCTCGCCGCCGCCACCCGCGACCCCGAGCTGATGGCCGTTCAGCGCGACTTCCTGCGCGAAACGCTGGCCCTCGACCTCGAACTCGCGCGGCTGGGGGGGGAGAAGGACGCTGAGGAACGGGCGCGGCTGCTGCGGGCGCTCGTGGAGGGCCTCAGCGTGCGGTTTCTGGCCGACCCGGAGCCTGACCTAGAGGCGTACCGGGCCGAGTGCCTGCGGGGGTTGCGGGCGCTGCTGGGGTGGCTTCCCCCAGCTTGA
- a CDS encoding group III truncated hemoglobin yields the protein MPDALLSPLPLPDWRTELATPEALPGAAGLLLPHDGEPVADVRERPDRWARLTLASEALRRGVPTLAWGTGAALAGRVLGAHVRHGGPAGDWTEAPRGAVVHAWEGELPLHWTHGSLTAWAGPTLPPERKAAFLAVLEEAPPRLPANPLEAVGGEAALRPLLADFYARARADEVLGPTFAAHVTDWDAHLERVTAFWVTMLGGGPAWRGNLNHVHAGLGIRGAHLERWLALFGEAARAHLPPEAADLLLARAGAMGERLGNRPRSGRVG from the coding sequence ATGCCGGATGCCCTGCTCTCCCCCCTCCCTTTGCCGGACTGGCGCACCGAGCTGGCCACCCCGGAGGCGCTGCCGGGTGCGGCGGGCCTGCTGCTCCCCCACGACGGCGAGCCGGTGGCCGACGTGCGGGAGAGGCCCGACCGCTGGGCGCGGCTGACCCTGGCATCGGAGGCCCTTCGGCGCGGGGTGCCCACCCTCGCCTGGGGCACGGGCGCGGCGCTCGCGGGACGGGTGCTGGGCGCACACGTGCGGCACGGCGGCCCCGCCGGGGACTGGACAGAGGCGCCGCGTGGAGCGGTCGTCCACGCCTGGGAGGGAGAACTGCCCCTCCACTGGACCCACGGTTCCCTGACGGCCTGGGCCGGGCCGACCCTCCCGCCCGAACGCAAAGCGGCGTTTCTGGCGGTGTTGGAAGAGGCTCCTCCCCGTCTCCCAGCCAACCCATTGGAAGCGGTCGGCGGGGAGGCGGCGCTGCGCCCCCTGCTGGCCGACTTCTACGCGCGGGCACGGGCGGACGAGGTGCTGGGGCCGACCTTCGCGGCGCACGTCACCGACTGGGACGCCCACCTGGAACGGGTGACGGCCTTCTGGGTCACGATGCTGGGGGGCGGTCCGGCGTGGCGGGGCAACCTCAACCACGTTCACGCGGGGCTGGGCATCCGGGGAGCGCATCTGGAGCGCTGGCTGGCTCTGTTCGGAGAGGCGGCGCGGGCGCACCTCCCGCCGGAAGCCGCCGACCTCCTGCTGGCCCGTGCCGGGGCGATGGGGGAGCGGCTGGGGAACCGTCCCCGCTCCGGGCGCGTAGGCTAG
- a CDS encoding YbaB/EbfC family nucleoid-associated protein translates to MDMKKLMKQMQQAQVAAAKIQENLAAQSVEGTASGLVTVTMNGHGKVTALKIKPEAVDADDVEALEDLLLVALQDASAKADALQQDATRGLGLPGF, encoded by the coding sequence ATGGACATGAAGAAGCTCATGAAGCAGATGCAGCAGGCGCAGGTCGCCGCCGCCAAGATTCAGGAAAACCTCGCCGCGCAGTCGGTGGAGGGCACCGCGAGCGGTCTGGTGACCGTCACCATGAACGGGCACGGCAAGGTGACCGCCCTGAAGATCAAGCCCGAAGCGGTGGACGCCGACGACGTGGAGGCCCTGGAAGACCTGCTGCTCGTGGCGCTGCAAGACGCCAGCGCCAAGGCCGACGCCCTCCAGCAGGACGCGACGCGCGGGCTGGGGCTGCCCGGCTTCTGA